The Chryseobacterium sp. 52 genome includes a region encoding these proteins:
- a CDS encoding glutaminyl-peptide cyclotransferase, whose protein sequence is MKRNIAAGCAVIFLLSSCNNNDKMLDSLADYNNSSETKGYHFGDKLNLPKEVTDNAETITISFGDNETSNLTVDPKFFTLGDNDVTFIIKTKGGETLNQDATINVFAKKTEQNMSYSIVAEYPHNPDNFVEGFLAEGNTVYESDGLAGASQLIKYTLGSATPSVVEKQPADIFSEGCAIVGDKIYQLTYQNKIGFVYDKNSLKKLSQFPLPNVIGEGWGMTYDGTNLVATDGSKNLYFLDVNDPSKVVITVSVAGHTEAYDKLNELEYHNGFIYSNVWHKPIILKINPATGEAVGKFDFTKLTKENDQGNSEHVLNGIAFKEDHMLVTGKNWSKIYEVVIK, encoded by the coding sequence CTGAAAAGAAATATCGCAGCTGGTTGTGCTGTCATTTTCCTGTTGTCATCATGTAACAACAATGATAAAATGCTTGACTCTCTCGCGGATTACAATAATTCAAGCGAAACAAAAGGGTATCATTTCGGGGATAAGCTTAATCTTCCAAAAGAAGTGACAGACAATGCGGAAACCATTACTATTAGTTTTGGCGACAATGAAACTTCAAATTTAACAGTTGATCCAAAGTTTTTCACGTTAGGAGATAATGACGTTACTTTTATCATTAAAACCAAAGGCGGTGAAACTTTAAATCAGGATGCGACCATCAATGTTTTTGCAAAAAAAACCGAGCAGAATATGAGCTACAGCATTGTAGCAGAATATCCTCATAATCCGGATAATTTTGTGGAAGGATTCCTTGCAGAAGGCAATACCGTTTATGAAAGTGACGGACTAGCCGGTGCTTCTCAGCTTATAAAATACACCTTGGGCTCAGCTACTCCCAGTGTTGTCGAAAAACAGCCTGCTGATATCTTTTCCGAAGGATGTGCCATTGTTGGTGATAAAATCTATCAGTTGACCTATCAGAATAAAATTGGTTTTGTTTATGATAAAAATTCGTTGAAAAAGCTGTCCCAGTTTCCTTTACCAAACGTAATCGGAGAAGGTTGGGGAATGACATATGACGGGACAAACCTGGTTGCTACTGACGGTTCAAAAAATCTTTACTTTCTGGATGTAAATGATCCTTCAAAAGTTGTCATAACAGTCTCTGTGGCAGGACATACGGAAGCCTATGATAAACTTAACGAACTGGAATACCATAATGGTTTTATTTATTCTAATGTATGGCATAAACCGATTATTCTGAAGATCAATCCTGCAACCGGAGAAGCGGTAGGAAAGTTTGATTTTACAAAATTAACAAAAGAAAATGATCAGGGGAACAGCGAACATGTTTTGAACGGAATAGCTTTTAAAGAAGATCATATGCTGGTGACAGGGAAAAACTGGTCAAAAATTTATGAAGTGGTCATCAAGTGA
- a CDS encoding glutaminyl-peptide cyclotransferase produces the protein MKKNIIVGLAVVLMLASCNKDEKILNTLNEYNNTMVEKGYHFGDKLELPKEVTENAESISISFGDKETSSLTVDPKFFTLGDNAVTFNIKTKGGKTLNQDATINVFAKNPEKNIAYQIIAEYPHDPKNFVQGFQIEGNTIYESDGQNGSSQILKYTLGTTTPLASTKQAQEDFSEGSTIVGDKVYQLTWQSKKGYIYDKSSLKLLSEFAYPNVLGEGWGLTYDGKNLIASDGSKLLYFLDANNPSKLIKYIAVAGSSQIYDQLNELEYHNGFIYANVWQKPVVLKINPATGEVVGTFDFTDIAKQNTKGSDDVLNGITFKGENMLVTGKNWPKIYEVQVK, from the coding sequence ATGAAAAAGAATATAATAGTAGGTTTAGCAGTCGTTTTGATGTTGGCATCTTGTAACAAAGATGAGAAGATCCTGAACACGCTGAATGAATATAACAATACAATGGTAGAGAAAGGATATCACTTCGGTGATAAACTTGAACTTCCGAAAGAAGTGACGGAGAATGCAGAAAGTATCAGCATCAGCTTTGGCGATAAAGAAACATCAAGTTTAACCGTTGATCCTAAATTCTTTACATTAGGAGATAATGCCGTTACCTTTAATATCAAAACAAAAGGAGGAAAAACACTTAATCAGGATGCAACCATTAATGTATTTGCGAAAAATCCTGAAAAAAATATAGCCTATCAGATTATAGCAGAATATCCCCACGATCCTAAAAACTTTGTACAGGGTTTCCAGATCGAAGGAAATACGATCTATGAAAGTGACGGGCAAAACGGTTCTTCACAGATCCTGAAATATACATTGGGAACAACAACTCCTCTGGCTTCTACAAAACAGGCTCAGGAAGATTTTTCTGAAGGAAGTACCATTGTAGGAGACAAAGTATACCAGTTGACATGGCAGAGCAAAAAGGGCTATATTTATGATAAAAGCTCTCTTAAACTGCTTTCAGAATTTGCATACCCGAATGTTTTAGGAGAAGGCTGGGGACTTACGTATGACGGGAAAAACCTTATTGCATCAGACGGAAGCAAGCTTTTGTATTTTCTGGATGCCAATAATCCTTCAAAATTGATCAAATACATTGCAGTGGCAGGAAGTTCACAGATTTATGATCAGCTGAACGAACTGGAATACCATAACGGATTTATCTATGCCAATGTATGGCAGAAACCGGTAGTATTAAAAATCAATCCTGCAACAGGAGAAGTCGTAGGAACATTTGACTTTACAGATATCGCTAAACAGAATACCAAAGGAAGTGATGATGTACTGAACGGAATCACTTTCAAAGGCGAAAACATGCTTGTAACAGGTAAAAACTGGCCGAAAATATATGAAGTTCAGGTTAAATAA
- a CDS encoding VOC family protein yields MAKFTALRPILWTENIEETIEFYTQILGFTLMGRNDDWEWASIQKDDVQIMLSQNEYEKLNGIGFTGSFYFNVDNVDELWEDLKTKVKVCYEIETFEWEMREFGVYDNNGYILQFGQPVDNIGNTE; encoded by the coding sequence ATGGCGAAATTTACAGCTCTTCGTCCCATTCTTTGGACGGAAAATATAGAAGAGACTATAGAATTTTATACTCAGATTCTGGGTTTTACCCTAATGGGAAGAAACGACGATTGGGAATGGGCCTCCATCCAAAAAGACGATGTTCAGATCATGCTTTCTCAGAATGAATATGAAAAACTGAATGGAATAGGCTTTACGGGTTCATTTTATTTCAACGTGGATAATGTGGATGAACTTTGGGAAGACCTTAAAACAAAAGTAAAGGTCTGTTATGAAATTGAAACTTTTGAGTGGGAAATGAGAGAGTTTGGAGTGTACGATAACAACGGGTATATATTACAATTTGGCCAGCCTGTGGATAATATTGGCAATACGGAATAA
- a CDS encoding GNAT family N-acetyltransferase yields the protein MIELTPFKTEDTSELISNIKDKRALLQFAGPAYHFPLTKEQLENDMENKSRFMFKVSDAEGQHVIGHAQIFLKEKTFLLGRILIWDENNRGKGYGKKIVQELLQFGFNNFDRETAELNVYDWNTGAIECYKKVGFEIDPDVMSEVSIDNELWLSVNMKIKKSTF from the coding sequence ATGATTGAACTGACGCCTTTTAAGACAGAAGATACTTCTGAATTAATTTCCAACATAAAAGACAAAAGAGCACTGCTTCAGTTTGCCGGTCCTGCCTATCATTTTCCTCTTACAAAAGAGCAGCTGGAGAACGATATGGAAAATAAAAGCAGATTTATGTTTAAGGTTTCTGATGCAGAAGGTCAGCATGTGATTGGCCATGCTCAGATCTTTTTAAAAGAAAAAACCTTTCTGCTGGGAAGAATCCTCATCTGGGATGAAAACAACAGAGGGAAAGGCTATGGGAAGAAAATTGTACAGGAATTGCTGCAGTTCGGGTTCAATAATTTTGACAGGGAAACAGCGGAATTGAATGTGTACGACTGGAATACCGGAGCAATTGAATGCTATAAAAAAGTAGGTTTTGAGATCGATCCGGACGTCATGAGCGAGGTCAGTATTGATAATGAATTGTGGCTTTCGGTCAATATGAAAATCAAGAAAAGCACTTTTTAA
- a CDS encoding SRPBCC family protein encodes MNAPITVQYKINAPIEKIWNALTDKEEMKSWYFTIRDFELELGKEFDFYESCDGGKYLHRGTVLEIIPEKKLKHTWSYPELSDSVTTVIWELQEDNGGTQVTLTHENIEGFDGLGETFSRASFTEGWNSIIGESMKEYLEK; translated from the coding sequence ATGAATGCACCAATCACTGTTCAGTATAAAATAAACGCTCCGATAGAAAAAATATGGAACGCGTTGACCGATAAAGAGGAAATGAAATCCTGGTATTTTACCATTCGGGATTTTGAATTGGAGCTGGGTAAAGAGTTTGATTTTTATGAATCCTGTGATGGAGGGAAATACCTTCACCGGGGTACTGTTTTAGAAATTATTCCTGAAAAGAAACTGAAACATACCTGGTCATATCCGGAACTTTCAGATTCGGTAACTACCGTGATCTGGGAGCTTCAGGAGGATAATGGCGGAACACAGGTAACGCTGACTCATGAAAATATTGAAGGTTTCGATGGTTTAGGAGAAACTTTTTCCAGAGCAAGCTTTACAGAAGGCTGGAATTCCATTATTGGAGAGAGCATGAAAGAATATTTAGAAAAATAA
- a CDS encoding Na+/H+ antiporter encodes MIHSYVIISIAVLLSVMILVMIGQKLKVAYPIFLVIAGLLISLIPGMPHIEIEPDLVFLIFLPPILFEAAWFTSWQDFHKWRKQIFSMAFGLVFLTSIVVAYLSSSIIPGLTVAMGFLLGGVNSPPDAVAATSVLKHMKIPKKITSILEGESLINDASSLIVFKFALAAVISGQFIWRDAIQDFFTMAVGGVAVGVATGLLFGALLRIIPSNSNIDTVITLIVPYIMYVGAEHFHFSGVLAVVAGGLLMSYNSHCYLSHTSRIQSGNVWSVLIFLMNTIIFILIGLELPIVVAAMKEYTISEGILYSVVIGGAIIFTRILYSYAVMYFPRLCSKELRLKIPKPDWREPFIISFAAMRGVVSLAAALSIPAFLPNGEAFPHRNIILFVTFVIILITLVGQGLLLTPILKWLNIDDAGSELPEEKQEVILMRKLKETALHKLDNDFSELAVTNTLVRHQKHKLETEMMLMADKAQCMASTGDYVNAINENKDVLRQIIQAQRNELHRMKKEKIFDDHVMRSIEMQLDFDEAKITGFSHS; translated from the coding sequence ATGATTCACAGTTATGTTATAATATCCATTGCAGTACTACTGTCTGTGATGATATTGGTGATGATAGGGCAAAAGCTGAAAGTAGCTTATCCCATCTTTCTGGTGATTGCAGGTCTTCTGATCAGTCTCATCCCGGGAATGCCACATATTGAAATAGAGCCCGATCTTGTATTTCTTATCTTTCTTCCTCCAATTCTGTTCGAGGCTGCGTGGTTTACTTCATGGCAGGACTTTCACAAATGGAGAAAGCAGATATTTTCCATGGCGTTCGGACTTGTATTTCTGACTTCAATAGTCGTAGCCTACCTTTCATCATCCATTATTCCGGGACTTACCGTTGCCATGGGATTCCTTCTGGGAGGAGTGAATTCTCCGCCTGATGCAGTAGCGGCTACTTCCGTATTGAAACATATGAAAATCCCTAAAAAAATCACCAGTATTTTGGAAGGCGAAAGTCTTATCAACGATGCTTCCAGTTTAATTGTCTTTAAATTTGCTCTGGCAGCCGTGATTTCAGGTCAGTTTATCTGGAGAGATGCTATTCAGGATTTCTTTACAATGGCAGTCGGTGGAGTGGCAGTTGGTGTCGCGACGGGCCTTCTATTCGGGGCGTTACTAAGGATCATTCCGTCCAATTCCAATATTGATACCGTGATTACGCTTATCGTTCCTTACATCATGTATGTGGGAGCAGAACATTTCCATTTTTCAGGAGTGTTGGCCGTTGTTGCAGGAGGACTTTTGATGTCCTATAATTCACACTGCTATCTCAGCCATACCTCAAGGATACAGTCCGGAAATGTCTGGAGCGTCCTGATATTTCTGATGAATACCATCATCTTTATCCTCATCGGTCTTGAACTTCCGATTGTTGTGGCAGCAATGAAAGAATATACCATTTCAGAAGGAATACTTTACAGTGTTGTCATCGGGGGTGCCATTATTTTTACCAGAATACTGTACAGCTATGCCGTGATGTATTTTCCAAGGCTCTGCTCTAAGGAATTAAGATTAAAAATTCCCAAACCGGACTGGAGAGAACCTTTCATCATCAGTTTTGCAGCCATGAGAGGAGTAGTTTCACTTGCTGCTGCACTTTCCATTCCTGCGTTTCTTCCAAATGGAGAAGCTTTTCCGCACCGTAATATCATTTTATTTGTAACTTTCGTTATTATATTGATTACACTGGTAGGACAGGGATTACTGCTTACTCCAATCTTAAAATGGTTAAACATAGATGATGCCGGAAGCGAATTACCAGAAGAAAAGCAGGAAGTAATCCTGATGCGTAAACTGAAAGAAACAGCGCTGCATAAACTGGATAATGATTTTTCTGAACTGGCTGTAACCAATACGTTAGTGCGCCATCAGAAACATAAACTGGAAACCGAAATGATGCTGATGGCAGATAAAGCTCAGTGTATGGCTTCTACAGGAGATTATGTCAATGCAATTAATGAAAATAAAGATGTCCTCCGCCAGATCATCCAGGCCCAGAGAAATGAACTGCACCGTATGAAAAAGGAGAAAATATTTGATGATCACGTGATGAGATCCATTGAAATGCAGCTGGATTTTGATGAAGCAAAAATTACCGGATTCTCGCACAGTTAA
- a CDS encoding bestrophin family protein → MHSGKRFGALEFATWTRRSIYVLTILSAIPTVLYFFGWKFVSVPWQPIAILGTAVAFIVGFKNNASYSRLWEARQIYGAIINDSRSFGYILRDALSGKDPQKVKEMFSRHYAWLTVLRFQLREPRTWENMGTAQYDEYAKKYDIPERLTKLDDELKKYLSETELQYILSKKNRATQLMASQSKELSEAYADGIINDFQWTQINQQLVKLTDDQGKAERIKNFPYPRNFSSITTYLLLLFILFVPFGLLKELDKLGEGTGLEGWTLWFNIPFSLMVTWCFHTLDSVGEASVNPFEGSPNDVPITQISRTIEIDMRDMLDESDLPPAITPKNNIVL, encoded by the coding sequence ATGCATTCAGGGAAAAGATTTGGGGCGCTGGAATTCGCCACGTGGACAAGACGAAGTATCTATGTTTTAACGATACTGTCAGCAATACCTACGGTTTTGTATTTTTTTGGCTGGAAATTTGTTTCAGTTCCCTGGCAGCCAATCGCTATTCTGGGAACCGCGGTAGCTTTTATTGTAGGTTTTAAAAACAATGCCAGCTACAGCAGACTTTGGGAAGCCAGGCAAATTTACGGGGCAATCATTAATGACAGCCGTAGCTTTGGATATATCCTCAGAGATGCTCTTTCCGGCAAAGATCCCCAAAAAGTAAAAGAAATGTTTTCCCGTCATTATGCATGGCTTACGGTACTTCGTTTTCAGCTCCGTGAACCCAGAACCTGGGAGAATATGGGGACGGCTCAGTATGATGAATATGCCAAAAAATATGATATTCCGGAGAGATTGACGAAACTGGATGATGAGCTGAAAAAATACCTTTCTGAAACAGAGCTTCAGTATATTTTAAGCAAAAAAAACAGAGCAACACAGCTGATGGCAAGTCAGAGTAAAGAATTGTCCGAAGCATATGCTGATGGTATTATTAATGATTTTCAGTGGACACAGATCAACCAGCAACTGGTGAAGTTGACAGACGATCAGGGAAAAGCAGAAAGAATTAAAAACTTTCCTTATCCCAGAAATTTCTCATCAATTACCACTTATCTTCTATTACTATTCATTCTTTTTGTACCTTTTGGATTATTGAAAGAACTCGATAAATTAGGCGAAGGAACAGGATTGGAAGGCTGGACATTATGGTTTAATATTCCGTTTTCACTGATGGTAACATGGTGCTTTCATACATTAGACAGTGTAGGAGAAGCCTCTGTGAACCCTTTTGAAGGCAGTCCGAATGATGTGCCCATTACCCAGATCAGCCGTACCATAGAAATTGATATGAGAGATATGCTGGATGAATCTGATCTTCCGCCAGCCATTACTCCAAAGAACAATATTGTACTTTAA
- a CDS encoding DUF2490 domain-containing protein: MKKVFTKLAFTVLSLGSIATYAQENDLGAWYMYFGNNKISKKLNLHNEIQYRNFDAVGDLEQLLIRTGIGYDLTENNNNVLLGYGFILSRPYVNGEKKENIEHRIFQQFITKQKFGRFNLQHRYRLEERFLQDDFRMRFRYMIGLNIPITRKEMLPKSLYASVYNEIFLNLDSPVFDRNRVYGALGYVINKNMRIEAGYMNQIQENKNRGQIQIGFYNNIPFNKN, encoded by the coding sequence ATGAAAAAGGTCTTTACGAAGCTGGCATTTACAGTATTGAGTCTGGGGTCAATAGCAACCTACGCGCAGGAAAATGATTTAGGAGCATGGTATATGTATTTCGGGAATAATAAAATCAGCAAAAAACTGAATTTGCACAACGAAATCCAATACAGAAACTTTGATGCAGTAGGCGACCTTGAGCAACTCTTGATCCGTACAGGGATTGGATATGACCTGACCGAAAACAACAATAATGTTTTGTTAGGGTATGGGTTTATTCTGAGCCGGCCTTATGTAAATGGAGAGAAAAAGGAAAATATAGAACACAGGATCTTCCAGCAGTTTATTACGAAACAGAAGTTCGGACGTTTTAATCTGCAGCACAGATACCGTCTGGAAGAACGTTTTCTGCAGGATGATTTCAGAATGAGATTCCGTTATATGATTGGACTCAATATTCCGATCACCCGGAAAGAAATGCTTCCGAAATCTCTGTATGCTTCGGTATATAATGAGATTTTCCTGAATCTTGACAGTCCGGTTTTTGACAGAAACAGGGTATATGGAGCTTTAGGATATGTTATTAATAAAAACATGAGGATAGAAGCAGGTTACATGAATCAGATTCAGGAAAATAAAAACCGCGGACAGATCCAGATCGGGTTTTATAATAATATTCCTTTTAATAAAAATTAA
- a CDS encoding DUF1398 domain-containing protein — MKFTIEQIKAEHQKVKSGADFPKYIQEIKNLGVSHYTAYVADGNTEYFDAENQKTNAGRKYDELIVSKTLNLDNFKGRLKLHQQGGTDYITFCSDCAENGVGGWKMDLNDMTCTYFDTDGNEILVEQIPG; from the coding sequence ATGAAATTTACAATTGAACAAATTAAAGCAGAACACCAAAAAGTAAAAAGCGGAGCTGATTTTCCAAAGTATATTCAGGAAATCAAAAATCTGGGTGTTTCCCATTATACGGCTTATGTTGCGGATGGAAATACTGAATATTTTGATGCAGAAAATCAGAAGACAAATGCCGGCAGAAAATATGATGAACTTATTGTTTCAAAAACCCTGAATCTTGATAATTTTAAAGGTAGATTAAAACTTCACCAGCAAGGCGGAACAGATTATATCACATTCTGTAGCGACTGTGCAGAAAACGGAGTGGGAGGCTGGAAGATGGATCTTAATGACATGACGTGCACCTATTTTGATACGGATGGAAACGAAATTCTGGTAGAACAGATTCCCGGTTAA
- a CDS encoding VOC family protein, whose product MASVNVYLTFNGNCKEAFDFYKSVFGGEYPYIGTFGEMPPMEGKETPEEDKDKIMHVSLPISKETILMGSDTGGEWASHFKAGNNFSISVNAESKEEAEKLFNGLSAGGQVTMPLADTFWGAYFGMFTDKFEINWMVNYDDPAKMQQHP is encoded by the coding sequence ATGGCATCAGTAAACGTTTATTTAACATTTAATGGAAACTGTAAAGAAGCATTCGATTTCTATAAATCAGTTTTCGGAGGAGAATATCCTTACATCGGAACTTTCGGGGAAATGCCTCCAATGGAAGGCAAAGAAACTCCTGAAGAAGACAAAGACAAAATCATGCACGTTTCCCTTCCTATCTCAAAAGAAACCATTTTAATGGGAAGCGATACAGGCGGAGAATGGGCTTCTCACTTCAAAGCGGGAAATAATTTTTCAATTTCTGTCAATGCAGAATCTAAAGAAGAAGCGGAAAAACTCTTCAACGGACTTTCTGCCGGCGGTCAGGTAACAATGCCTTTGGCAGATACTTTCTGGGGTGCTTATTTCGGAATGTTTACCGATAAATTTGAAATCAACTGGATGGTTAACTATGACGACCCTGCAAAAATGCAGCAACACCCATAA
- a CDS encoding SRPBCC family protein yields the protein MKVLRWTIIVLASILIIWMAAAALISGDCVYEKSITINAPAEKVWRHTNTLKAMDQWSPWNDIDPGMKKNWTGTTGQPGEKLCWASEKDEAGKGCQEIKKIDAAGKRIDTDIQFLAPYKREAGSYVKIVQEGNGSKVTWGFTSKIPFPFTVMKVFMNMENAIGKDYQKGLLRLKDLSEKP from the coding sequence ATGAAAGTATTAAGATGGACTATTATCGTTCTTGCTTCAATCCTTATTATTTGGATGGCGGCAGCTGCTCTGATCTCAGGAGACTGTGTATATGAGAAATCAATAACAATCAATGCCCCTGCAGAAAAAGTATGGCGGCACACCAATACATTAAAAGCAATGGATCAGTGGAGTCCCTGGAATGATATTGACCCTGGAATGAAAAAAAACTGGACCGGAACAACCGGACAGCCGGGCGAAAAATTATGCTGGGCGAGCGAAAAAGATGAAGCAGGAAAAGGATGTCAGGAAATAAAAAAAATAGATGCAGCGGGAAAAAGAATTGATACAGATATTCAGTTTTTAGCCCCTTATAAAAGAGAAGCCGGTTCCTATGTGAAAATTGTTCAGGAAGGCAATGGAAGCAAAGTCACCTGGGGATTTACATCAAAAATACCTTTTCCTTTTACCGTAATGAAAGTGTTTATGAATATGGAGAATGCTATTGGGAAAGATTATCAGAAAGGACTTTTAAGATTGAAAGATTTATCTGAAAAACCTTAA
- a CDS encoding VOC family protein, which translates to MKLGVFSISLSVKDLQKSKDFYEKLGFSAMGGNMEQNYLIMKNGSTLVGLFQAMFDGNMLTFNPGWDENAQNLESFDDVRVIQKHLQESGIQLEKPADETTSGPEHIFLKDPDGNMILIDQHR; encoded by the coding sequence ATGAAATTAGGAGTATTTTCAATCAGTTTAAGTGTAAAAGATCTTCAGAAGTCAAAAGATTTTTATGAAAAATTAGGTTTCAGCGCTATGGGCGGAAATATGGAACAGAATTATTTGATTATGAAAAACGGAAGTACTCTGGTAGGTCTGTTTCAGGCTATGTTCGACGGAAATATGCTAACCTTCAATCCGGGATGGGATGAAAATGCACAGAATCTGGAATCTTTTGATGATGTACGTGTGATTCAGAAACATTTACAGGAAAGTGGAATACAGCTTGAAAAACCAGCAGATGAAACGACTTCAGGTCCGGAACATATCTTTCTGAAGGATCCTGACGGGAATATGATTTTAATTGACCAACACAGATAA
- a CDS encoding DUF1569 domain-containing protein — MENVFDAKDAQNYIDRINNLVEDTHGLWGKMTVDQMLAHCSISYEMVYEPEKHKKPGSIAKFILKTFVKPKVVGDKAYPRDSPTAPQFLITGRKNFDEEKKRLIGFIQKTQQLGPDAFDDKESFSFGKLKSQEWNNMFAKHLNHHLSQFGV, encoded by the coding sequence ATGGAAAATGTATTTGATGCAAAAGATGCTCAGAACTATATTGATAGGATAAATAATTTGGTAGAAGATACCCACGGTTTATGGGGTAAAATGACGGTTGATCAGATGCTGGCACACTGTAGCATATCTTATGAAATGGTATATGAACCTGAAAAACATAAAAAACCGGGATCTATTGCAAAATTTATTTTAAAGACATTTGTAAAGCCTAAAGTGGTGGGAGACAAAGCGTATCCCAGAGATTCTCCTACAGCTCCCCAGTTTTTAATCACAGGAAGAAAAAATTTCGACGAAGAGAAGAAAAGGTTGATTGGATTTATCCAGAAAACTCAGCAATTGGGACCCGATGCTTTTGATGACAAGGAATCATTTTCTTTTGGTAAATTGAAATCTCAGGAGTGGAATAATATGTTTGCAAAACATCTCAACCACCACTTGTCTCAATTTGGAGTTTAA